The genome window TCATCTGGTGCTAGCTCCGCCGCTCTGAGTAAATATGGAAGAGAGAGTTTAAACTGCTCTTGATTTTGTAATGTTAATCCAAGCATATAATAAACATCACTTTCTTCTAACCCCAACTCCATTGCTTTTTGGAAGTTTTGTTGTGCAGGCTGATATAGCGATTGCTCAAAATATAAATTACCTAGACCATAATAAGCCGTTGCAGCATTTGCATCAAGCTCCGTTGCTCTGCTAAAGAAACGCTCTGCATGTTCAAAATCTTTCATATGCATCAATAAATTACCAAAATTGATATATCCTACTGGATCATTTGGATTTTTTTCAATTACTTCATTAAAGAGCGACGCAGCTTCTTCAAATTTTCCTTCTTGCATATACACGATGCCCTGTGTGTTCTTATCCATTGTAACGCTCCTTATTAGAGGATGTTCTATAACCTATTATTAACCAACATATTCAAGTGTACTTTCTTGCTTGATGATTTCATCAATTGTGGCTCCGCCTAGACAAACGTCGCCATCATAAAATACAACAGCTTGCCCCGGAGTAATTGCACGTTCTACAGTTTCGAAGTCGACACGTACCTTTCCACCATCAAGTAGTGTAACTTTTACATTACTATCCTTTTGACGATAACGGAACTTAGCAGTACATGTGAAACTCTCTTTGATTGCTGCTTCATTAATCCAATTAATGTCGGTAGCAATTAATGCATCCGAGTATAGATAATCATTCGAGTATCCTTGTTCAACATAGAGAATATTTTCCTCTAAGTTCTTCCCAACGACAAACCATGGATCTCCTTCGCCGCCAATACCAAGTCCTTGACGCTGACCAATCGTATAGTACATTAATCCGTCATGCTTTCCTTTAACTACACCATCCAAAGTTTGCATTTCTCCTGGCTGTGCAGGTAAATATTCACTTAAAAATTGCTTAAAGTTACGTTCACCGATAAAGCATATTCCAGTAGAATCTTTCTTCGTGGCTGTTACTAGTCCAGCTTCTTTGGCAATTTCACGCACTTTTGACTTCGGCATATGTCCCAATGGGAACATTACCTTGCTAAGTACATCTTCAGACAGTTGATTTAAGAAATACGTTTGGTCTTTATTATCATCCACTCCGCGCAGCATTTGTGTATGCCCGTCAACTTCTCTTACTTGGGCATAATGTCCTGTTGCAAGATAATCTGCACCAAGCGATAATGCATGGTCAAGAAATGCCTTGAATTTAATTTCTTTATTACACATTACATCTGGATTTGGCGTTCTGCCAGCTTTATATTCATCTAAAAAGTACGTAAATACCTTATCCCAATATTCCTTCTCGAAATTAACCGAATAATACGGGATGTCAAGTTGATTACATACTCGAACAACATCGTCAAAATCCTCTGTTGCCGTACAAACGCCGAATTCGTCGGTATCATCCCAGTTTTTCATAAAAATTCCAACAACATCATAGCCTTGTTCTTTAAGCAGTAATGCCGCGACTGATGAATCAACACCACCACTCATTCCAACGACAACACGAATGTCTTTATTATCCTTCATTATTTTCACTTTCCTTTTTAAATTAATCTATTAATAATCTTAGCAACTCGTTCTGCTGCTTCCTTCACATTTTCAGTTGTATTAAAAATCCCAAAACTAAAACGAATCGAATTGGTTGTACAAGGGTTATTCTCCCCAAACATTGCAGTTAACACGTGTGATGGTTCTACACTTCCTGCCGTACATGCACTGCCGCTTGAAGCTGCAATTCCGTCCAGATCAAAGTTTGTCAGCATTTGCTCCACGTTTGCTCCAGGAAAGCTAATATTCACTATCGAAGCAATTTGTTCCTGGCTTTCCCCGTTCACTTGAAATTCCACAC of Oceanobacillus zhaokaii contains these proteins:
- the mnmA gene encoding tRNA 2-thiouridine(34) synthase MnmA, coding for MKDNKDIRVVVGMSGGVDSSVAALLLKEQGYDVVGIFMKNWDDTDEFGVCTATEDFDDVVRVCNQLDIPYYSVNFEKEYWDKVFTYFLDEYKAGRTPNPDVMCNKEIKFKAFLDHALSLGADYLATGHYAQVREVDGHTQMLRGVDDNKDQTYFLNQLSEDVLSKVMFPLGHMPKSKVREIAKEAGLVTATKKDSTGICFIGERNFKQFLSEYLPAQPGEMQTLDGVVKGKHDGLMYYTIGQRQGLGIGGEGDPWFVVGKNLEENILYVEQGYSNDYLYSDALIATDINWINEAAIKESFTCTAKFRYRQKDSNVKVTLLDGGKVRVDFETVERAITPGQAVVFYDGDVCLGGATIDEIIKQESTLEYVG
- a CDS encoding tetratricopeptide repeat protein, which gives rise to MDKNTQGIVYMQEGKFEEAASLFNEVIEKNPNDPVGYINFGNLLMHMKDFEHAERFFSRATELDANAATAYYGLGNLYFEQSLYQPAQQNFQKAMELGLEESDVYYMLGLTLQNQEQFKLSLPYLLRAAELAPDDEEILFFYGLSLAQANHLKDAKATFENVIGMNPEHSDAYYNLGIISIFEENIDGALAHFNAALRIQPDHLLAANGKKNIVELLKEKDR